In one Nicotiana tomentosiformis chromosome 6, ASM39032v3, whole genome shotgun sequence genomic region, the following are encoded:
- the LOC104091675 gene encoding uncharacterized protein yields MVQKRPFGEEELYEVSSKQPRHVEPSRQLVSFLEFPCESVAPPKCYTSGGEDDKATTDKRPGSGNVAEVHISTEKGTEMSFHGSASNSSWTTSSTSEEDIRSEAPFHILTASEYYNIDPPFRVVIHPREVYASLLSNSPRKLVPIGPDFQAELPEWGAYDSKNKSIKECTNESLNLPSQDLESDFVDHCDEESKLAGTCIILMPKLELPADHEENMGAGKIECSCEDAGSFGCVRLHIMETRLKLKEALGEEIFVRLGFYDMGEVVAEKWREEEEELFHEVVFSNPASLGRNFWNQLAVEFPLRSRRELVSYYFNVFILRKRAKQNRFDPLNIDSDNDEWQEIDDDVVAAEAKMTDEDEDSVVESPVYQNYPGSYEIYENDKKAYDEEAGGAALEDYRTIDFGRRNVLSDESEACPDKLIDNNNSSGHNIQPLERHSNEIGDHDIQDNSCTTDAAGLGSEAPQGKTDNSKHWASNFAGVGSGSGHDFVMGPSNGKEWDIGYLSCAKNKVDLLPTCTMIEEVFGDGAWSSKNKDGHGLG; encoded by the exons ATGGTGCAGAAAAGACCATTTGGTGAAGAAGAGTTGTATGAAGTTTCATCGAAGCAACCGAGACATGTAGAACCAAGTAGACAGCTAGTTTCCTTTTTGGAATTTCCATGTGAATCAGTGGCTCCTCCTAAGTGTTACACTTCAG GTGGAGAAGATGACAAAGCTACCACTGACAAGAGACCTGGTAGTGGCAATGTGGCTGAAGTCCATATTTCTACTGAGAAAGGAACTGAGATGAGCTTTCATGGCTCTGCTTCGAACTCTTCCTGGACCACTAGTAGCACCAGCGAAGAAGATATCAGGTCCGAGGCACCCTTTCACATATTGACAGCCTCTGAGTATTACAATATTGATCCTCCATTCAGAGTTGTTATTCATCCAAGGGAGGTCTATGCCTCTCTTTTGAGCAATTCTCCTCGAAAGTTGGTCCCCATTGGACCAGATTTCCAAGCTGAATTACCAGAATGGGGTGCATATGATAGTAAGAATAAATCCATCAAGGAGTGCACGAATGAAAGCCTGAATCTTCCATCTCAAGATCTAGAATCAGATTTTGTGGATCATTGTGATGAAGAGAGTAAACTTGCTGGGACTTGTATCATTCTAATGCCTAAACTAGAGCTACCTGCAGACCATGAGGAGAACATGGGAGCAGGAAAAATTGAGTGCTCCTGTGAAGATGCTGGTTCCTTCGGATGTGTTCGTCTGCATATCATGGAAACAAGGTTGAAGCTTAAGGAAGCCCTAGGTGAGGAAATATTTGTTAGGTTGGGTTTTTATGATATGGGAGAGGTAGTGGCAGAGAAATGGCGTGAAGAGGAAGAGGAATTATTTCACGAGGTTGTATTTTCCAATCCTGCTTCACTAGGCAGGAATTTCTGGAACCAACTTGCTGTTGAATTTCCTTTACGGAGCAGGAGAGAACTCGTTAGCTATTATTTTAATGTCTTTATTTTGCGGAAACGTGCCAAGCAGAACAGGTTTGACCCATTAAATATAGACAGTGATAATGATGAATGGCAGGAGATCGATGACGATGTTGTTGCTGCTGAAGCTAAAATGACGGATGAGGATGAGGATTCTGTGGTTGAATCACCAGTATACCAAAATTATCCTGGTAGCTATGAGATATATGAGAATGATAAAAAAGCATATGATGAGGAAGCTGGTGGTGCAGCCTTGGAAGATTATAGGACTATAGATTTTGGCAGGAGGAATGTCTTGAGTGATGAGTCAGAAGCATGTCCTGATAAGTTGATTGATAATAACAACAGTTCTGGACACAATATTCAGCCTCTAGAAAGACATTCAAATGAAATAGGTGACCATGATATACAAGATAACTCTTGTACCACTGATGCAGCTGGGCTTGGTTCAGAAGCACCACAAGGAAAGACTGACAATTCTAAACACTGGGCAAGTAATTTTGCTGGTGTTGGAAGTGGCAGTGGGCATGATTTTGTGATGGGGCCATCTAATGGTAAGGAATGGGACATTGGGTACTTAAGCTGTGCTAAAAATAAAGTTGACCTATTACCAACCTGCACTATGATTGAGGAAGTCTTTGGAGATGGAGCCTGGAGTTCCAAGAACAAAGATGGTCATGGTTTAGGCTAA
- the LOC104091674 gene encoding zinc finger protein ZAT1-like isoform X2, translated as MKEDQELKYVCKFCNKSFPCGRSLGGHMRSHLINSSFDQTKKKLPSIEASSPIADYGLRENPKKASKFAESSEDTNLVPNQIKVMDIQSDTETATPNKKKRSSRKIKRYITTTTSSTVTEIEQEQEEVAMSLVILSKDSGNWVGLNLFTDENGSKISKCKDGELVKLKKVKNGKPEQGESSKSNARALRIPRNGYKMDKSEESDDKQKKIKEDKENRFEESQIEVHYKLDKGSYSKKRNFEMNECDISVDSNTKKLRDHDSDSEKKIKFECTTCNKSFYSYQALGGHRASHKRTKGCENITIAIEHTQNQAADNKLTNTKNSSNDSTIDEFGEKVETSSVSKKLEGYECPICFKIFQSGQALGGHKRSHLIAKAKSNNQAVILQKPTPEIRDFLDLNLPAPVEEESSEHVGFQTWWIGSSHKHEQLVGLISN; from the exons ATGAAAGAAGATCAAGAACTGAAGTATGTATGCAAATTTTGCAACAAAAGTTTCCCTTGTGGTAGATCCTTAGGGGGTCATATGAGGTCtcatttgatcaattcttccttTGATCAGACTAAAAAGAAGCTTCCATCTATTGAAGCAAGTTCTCCTATTGCTGATTATGGTCTAAGGGAAAATCCAAAGAAAGCTTCAAAATTTGCTGAGTCAAGTGAAGATACTAATTTGGTTCCAAATCAGATTAAG GTTATGGATATTCAATCTGATACTGAAACAGCAACTCCCAATAAGAAGAAGAGATCATCAAGAAAGATTAAAAGGTACATAACAACTACAACTTCCTCTACTGTAACTGAGATTGAACAAGAACAAGAGGAGGTTGCTATGAGTTTGGTTATTCTTTCAAAGGATTCAGGAAATTGGGTTGGCCTAAATCTTTTTACTGATGAAAATGGGAGTAAGATCTCCAAATGTAAAGATGGTGAATTGGTCAAGCTGAAGAAAGTCAAAAATGGGAAGCCAGAACAAGGTGAGAGCTCAAAGTCAAATGCTAGAGCTCTTAGGATTCCAAGAAATGGTTACAAAATGGACAAATCAGAGGAATCAGATGATAAGCAAAAGAAGATTAAAGAGGATAAAGAAAATAGATTTGAGGAGTCTCAAATTGAAGTTCACTACAAATTAGACAAAGGGAGCTATAGCAAGAAAAGAAACTTTGAAATGAATGAGTGTGATATTAGTGTAGATAGCAACACAAAGAAACTAAGAGATCATGATTCTGATTCTGAGAAAAAGATCAAATTTGAGTGTACTACTTGTAACAAGAGCTTTTACTCTTACCAAGCTCTTGGTGGTCATAGAGCAAGCCACAAAAGAACTAAAGGTTGTGAAAACATTACTATTGCGATTGAGCATACGCAAAATCAAGCTGCTGATAACAAGCTCACAAACACAAAGAATAGCTCTAATGACAGTACAATTGATGAATTTGGTGAAAAGGTTGAGACAAGTTCTGTGTCCAAGAAACTAGAGGGGTATGAGTGTCCAATTTGCTTCAAGATTTTCCAATCAGGACAAGCTTTAGGAGGTCACAAAAGATCCCATTTGATTGCTAAGGCCAAAAGCAACAACCAAGCTGTTATATTACAGAAACCAACACCAGAAATCAGAGACTTTTTGGATCTTAACTTGCCTGCTCCAGTTGAAGAAGAGAGCAGTGAACATGTTGGGTTCCAAACATGGTGGATAGGAAGCAGCCACAAACATGAGCAACTAGTGGGCCTAATTTCTAACTGA
- the LOC104091674 gene encoding zinc finger protein ZAT9-like isoform X1 — protein sequence MKEDQELKYVCKFCNKSFPCGRSLGGHMRSHLINSSFDQTKKKLPSIEASSPIADYGLRENPKKASKFAESSEDTNLVPNQIKVCKECGKSFQSWKALFGHMKCHSEKIISYMNSTVEEDSWNNDANYAIHKQVMDIQSDTETATPNKKKRSSRKIKRYITTTTSSTVTEIEQEQEEVAMSLVILSKDSGNWVGLNLFTDENGSKISKCKDGELVKLKKVKNGKPEQGESSKSNARALRIPRNGYKMDKSEESDDKQKKIKEDKENRFEESQIEVHYKLDKGSYSKKRNFEMNECDISVDSNTKKLRDHDSDSEKKIKFECTTCNKSFYSYQALGGHRASHKRTKGCENITIAIEHTQNQAADNKLTNTKNSSNDSTIDEFGEKVETSSVSKKLEGYECPICFKIFQSGQALGGHKRSHLIAKAKSNNQAVILQKPTPEIRDFLDLNLPAPVEEESSEHVGFQTWWIGSSHKHEQLVGLISN from the coding sequence ATGAAAGAAGATCAAGAACTGAAGTATGTATGCAAATTTTGCAACAAAAGTTTCCCTTGTGGTAGATCCTTAGGGGGTCATATGAGGTCtcatttgatcaattcttccttTGATCAGACTAAAAAGAAGCTTCCATCTATTGAAGCAAGTTCTCCTATTGCTGATTATGGTCTAAGGGAAAATCCAAAGAAAGCTTCAAAATTTGCTGAGTCAAGTGAAGATACTAATTTGGTTCCAAATCAGATTAAGGTATGTAAAGAATGTGGCAAAAGTTTCCAATCTTGGAAAGCATTATTTGGCCACATGAAGTGTCACTCAGAGAAAATAATATCATATATGAATAGTACAGTAGAAGAAGATTCTTGGAACAATGATGCTAATTATGCAATTCACAAACAGGTTATGGATATTCAATCTGATACTGAAACAGCAACTCCCAATAAGAAGAAGAGATCATCAAGAAAGATTAAAAGGTACATAACAACTACAACTTCCTCTACTGTAACTGAGATTGAACAAGAACAAGAGGAGGTTGCTATGAGTTTGGTTATTCTTTCAAAGGATTCAGGAAATTGGGTTGGCCTAAATCTTTTTACTGATGAAAATGGGAGTAAGATCTCCAAATGTAAAGATGGTGAATTGGTCAAGCTGAAGAAAGTCAAAAATGGGAAGCCAGAACAAGGTGAGAGCTCAAAGTCAAATGCTAGAGCTCTTAGGATTCCAAGAAATGGTTACAAAATGGACAAATCAGAGGAATCAGATGATAAGCAAAAGAAGATTAAAGAGGATAAAGAAAATAGATTTGAGGAGTCTCAAATTGAAGTTCACTACAAATTAGACAAAGGGAGCTATAGCAAGAAAAGAAACTTTGAAATGAATGAGTGTGATATTAGTGTAGATAGCAACACAAAGAAACTAAGAGATCATGATTCTGATTCTGAGAAAAAGATCAAATTTGAGTGTACTACTTGTAACAAGAGCTTTTACTCTTACCAAGCTCTTGGTGGTCATAGAGCAAGCCACAAAAGAACTAAAGGTTGTGAAAACATTACTATTGCGATTGAGCATACGCAAAATCAAGCTGCTGATAACAAGCTCACAAACACAAAGAATAGCTCTAATGACAGTACAATTGATGAATTTGGTGAAAAGGTTGAGACAAGTTCTGTGTCCAAGAAACTAGAGGGGTATGAGTGTCCAATTTGCTTCAAGATTTTCCAATCAGGACAAGCTTTAGGAGGTCACAAAAGATCCCATTTGATTGCTAAGGCCAAAAGCAACAACCAAGCTGTTATATTACAGAAACCAACACCAGAAATCAGAGACTTTTTGGATCTTAACTTGCCTGCTCCAGTTGAAGAAGAGAGCAGTGAACATGTTGGGTTCCAAACATGGTGGATAGGAAGCAGCCACAAACATGAGCAACTAGTGGGCCTAATTTCTAACTGA